The sequence TTAAGCACAACACTCTCAAATCCACAGTTGAGCAATACTTTCCTTTGGTTCCGCAGCACCAGCATTCaaattctccagaactcttcactgGGCTGATGAGAGTTCTAGTCCTAAATGCCCTGAGAGCACCAGGTTGATGTTAAAAGCAGCAGATGGAAACcagcaaaggaaggagaaaaactaGGCTGGATGCTGAAGCCACTATCTGCATCAGAACCCATTCAACGATCTCTATCCCGTGTCAAAGGTTCAGGGGTGAAAGCCGAAAGGAAATCCCCTTGTTGCCGGTCATCCAATTTGATTTGCATGTTGGCTACTAATAAGGTACTAATGCACTGTTGTGATGATTTGCTCCTTTGGCACATAGGGAAAAATAACTTTCATGACAAGAATCATGATTTCCAGAAGCACATACCTTGCTTGTTACAGAAAACCTGGTCCAAAGGTCTCGTGTTGTGGCTGGGAACAAGGGGTTTATCCTACACCTGAGTTTCCCCACTGCAAAGTTAAACCTGACTTGTACACAGAAAGGCAGAGTGGTCTGATATGCAAAGAGCTAGGTGTAAATCTCAAGGACCCGAGTGTTAGTCTTGCCTTTGCTGGGACCTGCATGCATGGccttccaaagcagctcactACCGTTATTCCCCTCCTTTGTGAAACTGAAATAATTATAGCCTATTCCCCTGGATTGTTGATATCTgtacttcttcttgttgtttagtcctttagtcgtgtccgactctttgtgaccccatggaccagagcacgccaggcacctctgtcctccactacctcccgcagtttggtcaaactcatgctggtagcttcgagaacactatccaaccatctcgtcctctgtcgtccccttctccttgtgccctccatctttcccaacatcagggtcttttccagggagtcttcccttctcatgaggtggccaaagtattggagcctcagcttcaggatctgtccttccagtgagcactcagggctgatttccttaagaatggagaggtttgatcttcttgcagtccatgggactctcaagagtctcctccagcaccataattcaaaagcatcaattcttcggcgatcagccttctttatggtccagctctcacttccatacctcactactgggaaaaccatggctttaactatacggacctttgttggcaaggcgatgtctctgctttttaagatgctgtgtaggtttgtcattgcttttctcccaagaagcaggcgtcttttaatttcgtaatAGAACTTTGGGAAGTATTGTGTGTGTAGCAGTACATCTTACAAGTTGCTGTCCCTTCCCGATTCGATTTGCTCTTGGAGCAAGAGGAAAAACTTAAGAGGCgatgaaaataaatcaataaatcaaatcCTTACCAAAGAAGCGAAGGCAGCCCCACATCAAGGGGGAAGCTCTTGGGTGTGGCCTCGCCAGCTCCACTCCCAGCCGCCTGACACGCGAGAAGAGAAGCCGCCTCTTCCACCTGAGAGGGTCGGAGGAGGGGCTGACGGGAGGTGCGGCCCGCCGGCTCTTCGCCCGCTCCCCATTTTCCGACAGCCAGCCGGGGAGTGCTTGAACTTAAGGGACTCCGGGGGAGCAAGAAGGCgggagcggcggcggcagcagcagccagaaGGAGGGGCGGACCCTCCGCACATACAGCCCCTTcgcgccccccgccccccttggCAACAGCGCCGCTGGGACTCCGTCCAGATTTCCTCTCGGCTGCCTGTGGAGAGCCGCTTGGTTTCCTTGTCTCTCCGATGTGCATCGCGGAAAGCGCTCAGGCGGGCTCCcgctgaggagaaggaggaactgCAGCGTTGCAACGGGAGTTGGCAGATTATGCTcacaagcggcggcggcggcaccaccaccaccagcagcaggtaACTCCCGCCTTTCGAGGGGGAGCGGATTCCCCAGCAAGCGGTGCAGGAAgagcagccgctgctgctgctttttcttccttcctttctgtggctctgcaagccaggtggtGGCCGGTGCAGCTTCGGCTCCGGACCGAAGTGATGCCGCCGCGTCCGGGCGCTCTCCCTGCCTCGTGCCGGCGGGGTGTCCTGCTGCCCCTCTCCGCCGGGGTTTGGTTCGGGGGTGCGCGCGCGCGTTGCCTGGGCTTCGTCCCCGCGCTCCTCCTCCCACGTGTTGCGCCCGCCGGGCCTCCTTCTACTCCTCCGTCTTCCCGCGCTGAGGATCccgcggccctccagatggtggctGGGCTGCAAACTCCCATCACTCGCCTGACCATTGGCGGTGCCGATGGGAGCTGAGGTGACGtctgtcaacatctggagggccgcaggttccctgCTCAGCGCGTTTACTCGGCAGTAAGTCCCGCGGAGTTCGGTAAGAGTGTTTACAATTGCAGCCTAATTGCACTGAACGGAAAGGTTCAGTTTTGCTCGTGAGTGACGTCCAGTGTCTATAATGGGAGGTGCTGGGTCTGAAGAGACTGGCATCTTTGCAACTTCTCTGAAATCCTTCATGTGTGGAGCTGGTTTGGTGGTAGTTACTTAGTAGGAAGGAAAAGGCACTCTGCATGTGTTCAGAGGCACTTCACCCTCTGCATTCTCACTGAAATGCTTCCCAGGATAAGTGGTGGCAGCTCAGAAGAAGCCCTCTGGTCATCCATTTTCTTTCACAGTCTGCTTCTACTTCTCCTCTGGTTTTGTCCTCACCTGTACACCAGCTgttaatagttttttttaaaataataataattgctcttCTTCTTGTGGATGTTCTCATGCAGTCAAAGGAATGTCAGCCCTCAGGCCACTCCAGGCAGGGAGTCCCTTCTGAATTCTATAATATGTTGCATTGTCAACCAGCTGTTCCGCCCCCTGGGCCTGTCCTTTTGACAGCTCACCCCCAAGGAGGGCAGAGTAAATGGAAAAGGATGGAATCTTTGCACTGGAATCCCAAATAATTTCGCATCAGGGTGGCATCTTCGGATTTGGGATATCATCACAGCAACCCTACAAAGTAGATTAGATTGGTAATCTGGGGAGATTTGCTAAGATGAACATGGATTCGCACCAGGTTCCCCGATCCAACATTCTAGCCACTGTACTTTGTGCaatgattgcagggggttgtcctagatgacccttgggggtcccttccaattctataattctacgaTGCTAAGTCCCCCCCCGGCCCATAATTTGTATAACACCTTTTAAGGCTTGAGGCACACTGTCACCATTTATTCTCCTTTTACAGATTGGAAACTGAGGCCGAGGCCTTACCCAGATGGCCAATCAAAACACATGCTACCCACATTTCAGCCTTTGTGGGATGCTACAAGCCTCACTTTAAAGGCAATGAAGTGATAGCCAATCCATGAATAAGATGTAGAGGTGTGGGAGCCATATTTTAACATCTGTGCAGATGTACCATCTGGCTATGGAAACAGAGGGAACAGCCTTCAAAGAACTAAGGAAATCctcatttttaaagcaaaaagtaCATGAAATGAAAGAGGAACATAGGAGGCTGACTTCTGCTAGGCCAGATTATTTGTAGTCCGGTACTGTCTACTGGCACAGGGTCTCATGCAGACAGGGGCGTTCCGAGGGGGGGGCGGTCCGCCCTGGGTACCATTCCAAAGGGCGGGGGGTTGACAAAATGCCAACCCTCAATTGGCGGCACCCTCCAGGACGCATGCCACTCCCCCTGGGACACGTGCCACTCCGGGTACTGGAGCAGGTTGCTTCGCCTCTGCATGCAGAGGTCATTCCTCATCATGTAAtactagctggagatgccaggggttgagtctgggaccttctgcatgccaaccaCATGCTCCACCCGTGAGCTATGGCTCCACCCTCCATCCCATACACCAATGCTGCAGGGTAGGGGGAAGTTTTGTTCACTATAATTATAATGAATGCAATAACTTTTTTAGGTGGTAGTGTGGAAATTACATTTTTTCCTGTGATGtgacaaaaaaaaatcagaatccaAGCTGCAGAAATGCAATAACTCTGCAACACATAAGGAACAATAATGCAGAAACAATAATGCATTTACTGTGGAAAGCTAGCAACTTTCCAAGACTTATCTTGTGGTTTGTGGCTGAGCTGGAACTTCAATCTGAGATCATATGGTAATGCTGTCCACTGAATGCACTTGCTCTTGCCAAGTCAAAAGCAGTTTCCTGAGGCTATGAATATTAGTCCAAGGTGACCCACCTGTTCATGCATATTGCTTTCAGGACTCtagtggaagactggagtaacCAGCAGTTAGTTAGGCAAAGAAAGTGGAAGGACTCCAGAGTGACACTCTGATGATTTGAAATAACTTTCTGGTATGGTTTTGCTCCATGTGGAAAGGGGAATCCCCATATTCCATCTAGAGGGTGGGTCCCATTCCTGAGTCCCTGCTCACTTCGGTTACTGGTCTTGCATCTTTCAAGGTCCAGAAAGACTTGCACAAAACCCAGGGCTGCTCCAGTGAAGTATGCCTTGGCACCTGTTTTAACAGTAAAGTGTCAGATGAAATATGTGCCCAGGGGAACTTGGAggcgaaaggaaaggaaaatccaAGGCACTAGAAAACCCGGGCACTTAGGAGTAGAAGAGCAAAACAGGGagcaaaaagcagctggaggagagAGGAGCTGTGAAGGGCTGGGCAGCTGTGCCTAGGGTGGCAGGTTTTACTGTCTGTACTGTACACACCTTTTGCCCTAAGGCTGAGATCTTTTCTCAGCTCCTGCAAAGCTATTCAAAGACACTCATTTGTGAGCTTTGTTTGCCTTTCACAAGGGCTGCAGGGGATTAGTCTGAAGATGTGTGGTGAACACGGACTCCTCTGGATGAGCAGGACATGAAAGGGGTGGGAGGCATAGAAGAGCACAGTTTTTACACTTATGCCTGTGTCTGTTCTGTCACACCTACACAGATGTATGTGCTCAGTCTGTTCTGTGTGCACACGAAGCATCTTAGATAGTAATATACGCCATTTGCATGCAGTGAATCTCCTGACACTGCAGGCTCTGTGATCTCCGGCACAGTTAGAATTGCATGTGGACAGTGATGTGTGTGCAACTTTCTGTGAGGCTGGCCCCAAAATTACTCAGGAGAACAACATAGTCCTGGCACTCTACTTGAGTCATGCATATGTCATTGTGTACAACGGTGCTTCCTCTTTGATGAGTATGCCTGGTATTAAAATGGAAAGAATCCCCAAATGTGTAAATGTGTGATACTTGGGAGCTTAATCCCTTGGCACGAAAGCAAGCAGTTCCATGAATGGATCACCGGAcgttatttcctttccttttttccaaaAAATGGCTTGGGATGCATGTAGTTTGGTGTAGGACTATGGGACAGAGGGAGTTTTAACTCTTTGCCCCTGCACCAACCATGCAATGCAAATGTATCACCTTCCTAAAGCTGCTGTTAGCATCAGAGGGGAAAAACATACAGACACACAAACTGTACCTGtatctctttccctctcctcctcctgccacagcTCCGATCCAAATTTGGGCATGGCTcttttttagaagaggaaaattgcattggggtttctgtgactaacagtgtaatcctatgcagaagtaagttctattgagtTCAGGGAGATTTACTTTCTGGAATATGTGTGCAGAATTGCAGCCTGAATCTCCCATGTTGGCACTAGTTTAGCCTTCTGGTGCTTCTGTAGGACGAGAGCAGTAAAgccagggctttaaaaaaattagaccATCTAAATTCTGAGCAACCAAATTCTGTGCTAAGAAAAGCTGAATTCTGTGACTAGTATGAATTCTGAACATTTTCATAATCTATCCTATTCTCCTTAATTTGTTCTGTTGCGGGGAAAAATGGTTTTGATGGAAGCCCTGACCTCTGAGCACTGCAACTTTTGCCCAGTCACCTTCTGATATTTCAGTAAGCGTTTCCCACGTTCCCTTGAGCATCTTTACAGTCAAAAGGGCTGGGAACttgcagtttttaaaaggaaagctaaGATTGTCAGCACATTCAGCCAAAGTTACATTTTTCTGCACTCTTGTAAAACCACAGAGTAGGCACAGCACTGAGTAAAGCTCTCAGCAACAGGCGTGGTTCTGGCTTGGCACGTAGGAGACTTAGGGTagttcaaaggggggaaagtattcGACTCTGCTGCTTACCTTTCTTTTTTGACAGGGAAGACCTATCAAAGTGTGCTCCAAACCAGCTGAACAGCTATGATGCATTGACCCtgttgcaaaaaaaagagaggattgATATCTTTTGTGCAACATTCTTTGAATGATCCAATCCAGTGTAGCAGGTGTGTGTTTACAGATCTTGGGCCTGAAGGCTGGTGAGGACTGTGGCTTCATCTGCACAGTACAGTTAAAGCAGcattatgccactttaaacagcaccCCCCACGAATCCTGGGAAGAGTGGTTCATTAacagtgctgagagttcttaggagattcTTAGgagattcccctcacagaactacaattgcTGGAGTGGTTTTGCAGTTAGTCCCTTTCCCCATGGAACccctgggaattgtaactttgcGACAGGAATGGGGAGTCTCCtatgactctcagcacccttaatgaactacacttcctaggattctttgggggaagccatggctgttgaaagtggtatgatgctacttcaaatgtatagtgcagacaggGTTTATGGGGCATAATCCACAACACTGAAGAATGTCAATAGGCATCTTAATTCGTCGGTTTTACGCCTGTTATAGCACAGCTGCAGAGCTTGGGTTGCCATAGGCATCCCACTTACATAGCTGGCCAGGAAGTTGATGGTCTTGGAGTTGAGACAGGCTTCtgggaggcagtggcgtagcgtgggttgtcagcacccggggcaaggcaagtaatttgcgccccctaacccgtggatttgcgccccctaacccgtggatttgtgtcccctaaccctaacccccagatgttgcgcccggtgcggccggccctccctgcaccccccacgctacgccactgccgggAGGTAGGGGTTTCCAAGCTGCAATTGTACTGCAGGAGCTGAATGCAGCGCTATGATAATTCTCTGTGCAACTGACACCTCCAGAGTGCCAGCCCTTTcctatttatacagtggtacctcgggttaagaacttaattcgttctggaggtctgttcttaacctgaaactgttcttaacctgaggtaccactttagctaatgaggcctcctgctgctgtcgtgccgccgccgcccgatttctgttctcaacctgaagcaaagttcttaacctgaggtactatttctgggttagctgagtctgtaacctgaagcatctgtaacccgaggtaccactttatgtcTTACCAGGATTTTCATTCTGTTCTTTGGTCATCTCTTGTTAAGGTACTACATACTTCCTAtaggtca comes from Podarcis raffonei isolate rPodRaf1 chromosome 2, rPodRaf1.pri, whole genome shotgun sequence and encodes:
- the LOC128408349 gene encoding uncharacterized protein LOC128408349, whose translation is MLTDVTSAPIGTANGQASDGSLQPSHHLEGRGILSAGRRRSRRRPGGRNTWEEERGDEAQATRARTPEPNPGGEGQQDTPPARGRESARTRRHHFGPEPKLHRPPPGLQSHRKEGRKSSSSGCSSCTACWGIRSPSKGGSYLLLVVVVPPPPLVSIICQLPLQRCSSSFSSAGARLSAFRDAHRRDKETKRLSTGSREEIWTESQRRCCQGGRGARRGCMCGGSAPPSGCCCRRRSRLLAPPESLKFKHSPAGCRKMGSGRRAGGPHLPSAPPPTLSGGRGGFSSRVSGGWEWSWRGHTQELPP